A segment of the Candidatus Izimaplasma bacterium HR1 genome:
GGATTTCCATATAGAAACCCTTAATATCTCTATATACAATTCAATTCTTTGAATGTATAATATATATAGGTGATACTATGAAGACAACAAAACATCGAAAAGTATTAACATATCTAGCTAAAGAACTAAATAACTGTAATATAAACTGGGCACTCGGTGCTTCTTTTATGTTATATTTCGAAGGAATCAAGACTACAGTAGATGACATTGATTTACTTGTAGACGAAAACGACTATGAGAAACTATTAGAATTGCTTAAACCTTATCCATATACTTATATTGAGTCTAATCCAAAATATCAAACAGACCATTTCTTTTCACTTGAATTAGATGGTGTTGCTATAGATATTATGTTAGGTTTCAAAGTAAAAACTAAAAATGGGTTATACAGTTTTCCATTCCATATCAGTAAATCATTCGAATTAGATAATGAAACTATCTATCTATCAAGTCTAGAAGAGTGGTTAAACGCATATAAGGCTATGGGACGAGACAAAAAAGTGAAAATAGTTGAAGATCATCTATCATTTAGAATAGAGACTGATAGAACATATATTAGTCTATTAAACTTCGATGACACAAAAGCTATGTTTGAATATATGAGTGAAGAAAGTGTTCATACTTTTGAAGATAGTGAACCATATGATGTTAAACAGATGAACCGTGTCATGACTTATATAGTTCCGTTAGGCAGTTATTATAGTGTAAAACTAAAAGAAAGTAATAAACATATTGGGCATATATACTTTGGGCTTAGTAATCCCGAGCGTTTTAAAGAGTATGCTGTTGGATATATCTTTAATAATAAATACCAAAACAAGGGATATTGCACCGAAAGTACTAAAGCATTAATAGATTATGGCTTTAATCATTTAGATATTAACCGAGTAAAAGCGATGTGTAATCCTGATAATATTCCTTCATGGCGAGTAATGGAGAAAGTTGGGTTAAAAAAAGAAGGTCATTTAAAGAAAAGAGTTCATTTCAAAGATGATAATGATGGTAATCCTATTTGGTGGGATGAATATATATACGGTATTACAAAGGAAGATTGGTAAATAAAAAATGCAGAAATTAAATTTCTGCATTTTATTTTTATAAACTCATTATGTCGTTTTCTTTTGAAGCCATAACTGCTTCTACGTTTTCAATGTATGTATTAGTTAACTCTTGGATATCTTCTTGATAACCTTTAGAATCATCTTCAGAAATATCTGAAGCTTTTTCTAGTTTTTTAATAGCATCATTTCCTTCACGACGAATACTTCTAATTGAAATTTTTGCTTCCTCACCGTATTTCTTAACTTTCTTAGTTAATTCTTTACGGCGTTCAGTTGTAAGTGCTGGGAAAACAATACGTAATTGTACACCTTCATTATTAGGATTAACTCCTAAATTAGCAGCAAGGATTGCTTTTTCAACTTCTTTTACTAAACTCTTATCGTAAGGTTTAATAACAATTTGAGTTGGTTCAGGAATTGCAATGCTCCCAACTTGTGAGATAGGTGTTGGTACACCATAATAGTCTACTTTTACATCATCAAACATTCTAGGATTTGCTTGTCCGGTACGAACTTTAGCTAATTCATGGCTTAAATTACTTACACGTTCTTCCATTTTTTCTTCTGTTTCCATTAATATCATATCAGGCATTGTTTATCCTCCTTAATATATTAGTGTTCCGATTTTTTCACCTGAGGCAACTCGTTTGATATTACCTTTAGTGTTCATATCGAATACTACTATTTTTATTCCATTGTCTTTACAAAGTGCAGAGGCTGTTGAATCCATTACTTGTAAGCCTTGATCTAACACTTCATGATGAGTTAATTCATCATATTTAACTGCATCTTTATGTTTACGAGGGTCTTTGTTGTAAACTCCATCAGTACCATTTTTAGCCATCAGGATAATATTTGCTCCAATTTCAGCAGCTCTTAAAGCACTTGTTGTATCAGTAGAGAAGTAAGGGTTACCTGTACCTCCACCAAAGATTACGATACGTCCTTTTTCTAAGTTACTAATTGCTTTTCTTCTAATATATGGTTCAGCAACTTGTGGAATATTAAGACTTGTCATGGTTCTCGTTTCAACACCTAGTTCTTCAATAGCATTTTGTAAAGCTAAAGCATTTAGGATTGTTGCAATCATTCCCATGTAATCTGCACTACTTCTTTCCATTCCCATTTCAGCAGCGATTTTACCTCGCCAGATGTTTCCACCACCAACAATAATACCAATTTCTAAACCACCTAAGTTATAAGCATCAACAACTTCTTTTGCGATAACTCTAACTTTTTCAGGATCGATAGCTTTGTTATTACCATTACTTAAGGCTTCACCGCTTAATTTAATTATAATCCGTTTCTTTTCCATAATACCCTCCGTTTAAACTCACTTTATATTATTATAGCATATATTATAAAAATATAGGACACAATTTTGTGTCCTATTTCTTTAATTATGCGTTTACTTGGCTCATTACTTCGCTTGCAAAATCCTCAACGCGTTTTTCAATTCCTTCTCCTACTTCTAAACGTAAGAATGAAACGATTTTACCGTTTTTAGCTTTTACAAACTTTTCAACTGTTAAGTCTGGATCTTTAACGAATGGTTGATTAACTAAACAAATTTCTTTTAGATACTTGTTTAATCTTCCTACTACCATTTTTTCTACGATATTAGCTGGTTTACCTTCATTTAAAGCTTCGTTAGTTAATACTTGTCTTTCATGCTCGATTACATCTTCTGAAATATCTGCACTTGACATATATTTAGGGTTGATAGCCGCAACGTGCATAGCAACATCTTTAGCTGCTTCTTGATCAACACCTTCAACAACTGTTAAAGCAACGATTTTTCCACCCATATGAGTGTAAGCACCAAATGATGCTGAATCTTCTTTAACAATTCTTGTTACTCTTCTTAATGAAATTTTTTCTCCGATAGTCATTGTACTTTCAACTAATATAGTTTCAAGTGCTTTACCATCTAACTCAACTTGTAATGCTTCTTCTAAGTTAGTAGCTTTACTATTTAAAATTGCAGTTCCAACTTTATCTGTTAATGCTCTGAAGTTATCATTTTTAGCAACGAAATCTGTTTCACAGTTTAATTCAAAAACTAATGATTCATTTCCATTTACCATTACTGATACTAATCCTTCTGCAGCAATACGAGATTGTTTTTTAGCTGCTTTAGCGATACCTTTTTCACGTAGCCAATCTACCGCTTTTTCAATGTCACCATCTGTTGCAGTTAATGCTTTTTTACAATCCATCATACCTGCACCAGTTTTATTTCTTAGTTCTTTAACTAATTTTGCACTGATTGCCATTATAGGTTCTCCTTTATATTTTATATTTCATTTATTTTTTTAAGAAAAGAGAGCTTTGCGTGAAAGCTCTCTATAAGTACTATTTTAAAGCGTCAATTAATTCAGCTTTTTTAAGTTTTGAATAACCAGTTAGTCCTTTTTGTTTTGCTAATGTTCTTAATTCAGCAACTTTTAAAGCGCTTAAATCTTGTTTTTTAGCAGGTGCCGTAACTTCTTTTTTAACTGATTCTACTTTTTTAGGAGCTTGTACCTTAACTTCTTCTTTTACTACAGGTTTAGCAACTACTGGTTTAGTAGCTACAGGTTTAGTTTCTACTGGTTTAGCAGCAACTGGCTTAGCAGCAACTGGTTTTGTTGTAGTAACTGGTTTTGTTGTAGTAACTGGTTTTGTTGTAGTAATTGGTCTAGTGTGAGTTGTATTTGCAGCTGGTCTAGCTGGTCTATCTTCTCTTTTCACATAAGGTTTTGCATTAGGATTTTTTTGGTATGGTTTTTTATTTCTGTTATCGTAGCTTCTGTTGTCTCTGTTTCTGTTATCACGATTGTAAGGTTTTCTTTCAGGTCGATCTTGTCTTGGAGTAGGTGCTTCTTGCACTACAACTCCACCAGCAGCGATAATGAATGCGTCAGCTAATTTACCAACGATTAATTTTACACTTCTGATTGCGTCATCATTACCAGGAATGATTACGTCAACTAAATCTGGGTCACAGTTAGTATCAACGATACCGAATACTGGGATTCCTAATTTACGAGCTTCTAATACAGCATTTTTCTCTTGCATTGGATCAACAACAAAAACTGCTTGAGGTAAAGCTTTCATATCTTTAATACCTGATAAGAATTTTTCTAAACGATCCATTTCTTTACGTTTAGCGATAACTTCTTTTTTAGTTAAACGTTCAAAAGTTCCATCAGCTTCTTGTTTTGTTAAGTCATGTAGTTTTCTGATAGATTTTCTAATTGTTTTGAAGTTAGTTAATGTTCCACCTAACCATCTTTGTGATACATAGTATTGCCCTGTTCTGATTGCTTCAGCACGGACAACGTCACGAGCTTGTTTTTTTGTTCCTACGAATAAAATTTTTCCACCATTTTTACCAATTTCTAATAACTTTTGATAAGCTTCTTCGACAAGTACAACTGTTTTTTGTAAGTCGATGATGTGAATCCCACCACGTGCAGTATATATATATTCTGACATTTTAGGATTCCAACGGCGTGTTTGATGTCCGAAATGAACTCCAGCTTCTAAAAGCTGCTTCATTGAGATTACACCCATTTGTAATTCCTCCTTTAGATTTATGCCTCCACTACCATCTACGTTTTTGTTGCTATTACTATACTTAGTAACTCTAAGCAACTCACTCCGGTGTGTGTGTATTTTACGGCTTTTATATTTTATCAAATAAACACTATTTATTCAAGCAAAACATTTAACTTTCGTATATATATATAAGCCGTAATAAAAAGACCAAATCCATAATAGCAGATAATGGTCTTTTTGTCTTGTTATGTTGTGGTTATTTTTTTCTTTTTAATAACATATCTACTGAACTTCATAAATGGAACTAGAACTAGGAGAAAACTTCTTCCTAAACTACTAAAAACTAATTTATATTCTGTAAATATTGGTCTTTCCATATAATCTGTTGATGATGTATCAAACCTAACAAATACACTTTGATCATAAGTAGCATCCGCTTTATACTCATCGGTTTTTCCGTATAGTTCACCATCATAACATACAAGGCCATAAATACCGTCACTTAGATATGCAGACTCAATACTCAATTCCTTATCTAAGACAAACATCATTGGACTTGGATAATCATTCACAATGAAACTGCTCCTCCAAGTTGTGTAATACATATCACCACATGAAACAAGATTTTCTGTTAGTGATCTATTAATCTCTTTGTATACTCCAGCACTACTCAAATACATCTCATTATAATTTCCAACAACGATCAATTCATCATTAATATACCCAACTTCATCTCCATAATATACATCATCTTCAATAACATAATAACCTTCATATTCTTGATAGCCAATTTTACTATACAGGACATTTTTGTTCGAACGATAATCACTACTTGTATGGTAAGAATATTCATCTGTAAACACGATGTTTGTTCCATCAAAAATAGCTGTGAAATTATCATCAGTATAATTATTATTAAAGAAATATAAGTTGCCATTCTTCTCAAATGCAGTACTGATTTCGCCTGTATAAAAGACATCAACCTCTCCATCTTTATAGCTTAAAATATACTCAGAAGTTACAATATATACCTCCCCATTTATCTCATAAATTCCATGACCATCTTCATCAGAAATTCTTACATAATCACCTGTAACAGTATTTAAACTCTTACCATATAATAGTTCTTCTGTCTCTAAATCAATAACTGTAAATACCCTTTCTCCTGAGGACCCACTTTCCACTCCATTTACCTCGTATGCATATAGAATACTATCATATATTTCGATCTGAAAATATTGCCAATCATCTAAAGAAATGTTCGGATTTATTAACATAACCTCATATTCTATTTTTTCTCTTACAATACTTGAATCAATCTCAAAGTAATCAAACACATCATTCATTTTATAAAATGATTGTCTTCCTATAATCACTAGTGGCACTGAGATTACTAACAATAAAACTATATAAGCTGAATCATTTCTATACTCTACATCTAAAAAGATATTGTATAGTAATACAAATATTAAATATCCAAAAATAACCAATAGTCTTCCCCATAAAACAATATTTAGTAACATAAGTAAACTAGGAATAATCACAATCAGAGTGAACCCTAAAACTGTATTAAAAACAATATGAAATAATCTTTTATTAATTACTACTTCATCAAATGGTATTTTACTAGATACCAACGTAAGAACAGTTAACGATATAATAAAGATAACAGTGAAAATAATGGTAATAATTCTATCCAAAAACATAAAATACACAATGATATCTATGAATAGAAATGCAAAAGATACAGCCGTAAGCACAATCAAAAATCGTTTACTCATATCTTTTGGTAATAGAACGTATTGAATAACAAACACAACAATAAATAAACTTAAATAGATTATATTATACATTCTCTTCACCACCTTTGAAGACTAATTTATTAGTCCTTAAAGCTGTAAATAATAATGCACCAATTGTTAAACTTGAAAGGCTTAAACCAATCAAAGTATTTTGACTAGAATCAAACAAATACTCATCACTTAACATATGTAATATTTGTCCATCTAATTCATAAATATTCTCATCAAAAAATACAAGTTCACCCTTTGTTTCATATACCCTATACTCTTCTTTTAATATGTCGTATTCGGCATATAGAATTACCTTTTGATATTCTAAAGGTGCACCTGAGGTTACATATCCTTTTATAATATCTCCATCGATTTCAAAGTCAGTTATTTCCCCGAAATAAGAACCATCATAGATTGCTTCTAACCTTGGGAAAGACACAAAACTATCTTTAAAAACAAGTTCTTCTTCATCAAATTCACTTACCAAATTCAATTGATCTTGATTTCTTAGGAAGTACCCATTAGAGAATGATTTTGCATTTCTAAAATGAGAGATATCTTCGTATGAGCCGATGAGTTTATTGTTAGTAAAACTATTGTTATATTTATGGCTTGTTGCTGAATACAAAAAGTCATCAACACCAATATAAATAGTCTCATCACTTTGATATAAAACTCCGTTCTCATAATCAATAATTGTAAAATCATTATTAATTATTCTATAAAAATTCATGACACTACTATACCCACTACTCATCTCTGAATCAGCAACCCACGTAGTGAAAATCATATGATACTCACCATCGATAAGAACAGGGATACTTGGTTCTGAACCAAAATTGCCAGTAATTGAAAATTCATTTTCAAATGATAAACCATCAGTTAATTTGTATAAACTAAATCTATTACCTAGTTCTAATAGATTCTCTGTTTGAAGGACGTAAATCTCCTTATCTTCTTCATAAAC
Coding sequences within it:
- the tsf gene encoding Elongation factor Ts — encoded protein: MAISAKLVKELRNKTGAGMMDCKKALTATDGDIEKAVDWLREKGIAKAAKKQSRIAAEGLVSVMVNGNESLVFELNCETDFVAKNDNFRALTDKVGTAILNSKATNLEEALQVELDGKALETILVESTMTIGEKISLRRVTRIVKEDSASFGAYTHMGGKIVALTVVEGVDQEAAKDVAMHVAAINPKYMSSADISEDVIEHERQVLTNEALNEGKPANIVEKMVVGRLNKYLKEICLVNQPFVKDPDLTVEKFVKAKNGKIVSFLRLEVGEGIEKRVEDFASEVMSQVNA
- the pyrH gene encoding Uridylate kinase is translated as MEKKRIIIKLSGEALSNGNNKAIDPEKVRVIAKEVVDAYNLGGLEIGIIVGGGNIWRGKIAAEMGMERSSADYMGMIATILNALALQNAIEELGVETRTMTSLNIPQVAEPYIRRKAISNLEKGRIVIFGGGTGNPYFSTDTTSALRAAEIGANIILMAKNGTDGVYNKDPRKHKDAVKYDELTHHEVLDQGLQVMDSTASALCKDNGIKIVVFDMNTKGNIKRVASGEKIGTLIY
- the rpsB gene encoding 30S ribosomal protein S2, with the translated sequence MGVISMKQLLEAGVHFGHQTRRWNPKMSEYIYTARGGIHIIDLQKTVVLVEEAYQKLLEIGKNGGKILFVGTKKQARDVVRAEAIRTGQYYVSQRWLGGTLTNFKTIRKSIRKLHDLTKQEADGTFERLTKKEVIAKRKEMDRLEKFLSGIKDMKALPQAVFVVDPMQEKNAVLEARKLGIPVFGIVDTNCDPDLVDVIIPGNDDAIRSVKLIVGKLADAFIIAAGGVVVQEAPTPRQDRPERKPYNRDNRNRDNRSYDNRNKKPYQKNPNAKPYVKREDRPARPAANTTHTRPITTTKPVTTTKPVTTTKPVAAKPVAAKPVETKPVATKPVVAKPVVKEEVKVQAPKKVESVKKEVTAPAKKQDLSALKVAELRTLAKQKGLTGYSKLKKAELIDALK
- the frr gene encoding Ribosome-recycling factor — translated: MPDMILMETEEKMEERVSNLSHELAKVRTGQANPRMFDDVKVDYYGVPTPISQVGSIAIPEPTQIVIKPYDKSLVKEVEKAILAANLGVNPNNEGVQLRIVFPALTTERRKELTKKVKKYGEEAKISIRSIRREGNDAIKKLEKASDISEDDSKGYQEDIQELTNTYIENVEAVMASKENDIMSL
- a CDS encoding ribosomal-protein-S5-alanine N-acetyltransferase, with product MKTTKHRKVLTYLAKELNNCNINWALGASFMLYFEGIKTTVDDIDLLVDENDYEKLLELLKPYPYTYIESNPKYQTDHFFSLELDGVAIDIMLGFKVKTKNGLYSFPFHISKSFELDNETIYLSSLEEWLNAYKAMGRDKKVKIVEDHLSFRIETDRTYISLLNFDDTKAMFEYMSEESVHTFEDSEPYDVKQMNRVMTYIVPLGSYYSVKLKESNKHIGHIYFGLSNPERFKEYAVGYIFNNKYQNKGYCTESTKALIDYGFNHLDINRVKAMCNPDNIPSWRVMEKVGLKKEGHLKKRVHFKDDNDGNPIWWDEYIYGITKEDW